In Kangiella koreensis DSM 16069, a single window of DNA contains:
- the murJ gene encoding murein biosynthesis integral membrane protein MurJ has protein sequence MGGLLKSSTIVSFWTMISRVMGLVRDVVLANLLGASFQADVFLVAQKIPNFLRRLFGEGAFATAFVPVFSEYYSNRSQKETVQLLSKVSGTLGGVLAIVTIVGVLGSQGVIAIFGIGFLDEPEKFNLASDLLKITFPYIFFISLVAMYSSVLNTLNKFAVPAFAPILLNLSIIAAAIVYAPTMEEPTVALAWAIFIAGALQLFLHFPFLWKAGYLPKPQWAWKDTAVQRIIKLMIPVIFGASVSQINLLIDTQIASLLVEGSISWLYYSDRLLEFPLGIFGIAIATVLLPTLSKFFSKKDMQHYSGTLDWGLRMVLMIGIPAAIGLFWLAEPIMITVFQHGAFTEYDSFKAGQSLQAYSSGLIAFMMVKVFLTGFYSRQDTKTPVKIAVVAVVTNIVLNLALFKPFGHVGLAAATSVSAFVNAILLYHYLSKDNHLKLSRESKLWIGKLIVASGLLLLGLWYTDFSVEQWQAWSRMEAIGMISFIITATIAAYAVLLVILGLRRKDFRIG, from the coding sequence ATGGGAGGCTTACTAAAATCAAGTACCATCGTCAGTTTTTGGACTATGATCTCGCGCGTTATGGGCTTAGTGCGCGATGTGGTTCTAGCCAATCTTTTAGGTGCCTCATTCCAGGCGGATGTCTTTCTGGTGGCACAAAAAATCCCTAACTTTTTACGCCGGTTGTTTGGTGAGGGTGCCTTTGCCACTGCATTTGTACCGGTATTTTCTGAGTATTATTCCAATCGAAGCCAAAAAGAAACGGTCCAACTGTTAAGCAAGGTGTCGGGTACCTTAGGCGGTGTTCTAGCGATCGTCACCATTGTCGGTGTGTTGGGTTCGCAAGGTGTTATTGCCATTTTTGGTATCGGTTTTCTTGATGAGCCCGAAAAGTTTAACCTGGCCAGCGACCTGTTGAAGATCACATTCCCTTATATCTTCTTTATCTCGCTGGTTGCGATGTACAGTTCGGTTCTCAATACGCTGAATAAGTTTGCAGTGCCTGCTTTTGCGCCTATTCTGCTCAATCTGTCGATTATCGCAGCCGCGATAGTCTATGCCCCGACCATGGAAGAACCAACCGTTGCATTGGCCTGGGCTATTTTTATTGCTGGTGCTTTGCAGTTGTTTTTACATTTTCCATTTTTGTGGAAAGCGGGTTATTTGCCAAAACCGCAATGGGCCTGGAAAGACACCGCGGTACAACGCATTATCAAATTGATGATCCCGGTGATATTTGGTGCATCTGTCAGCCAAATCAATCTGCTAATCGATACTCAGATTGCTTCGCTGCTGGTTGAAGGTAGTATTTCATGGCTGTATTACTCTGACCGATTACTGGAATTTCCTTTGGGTATTTTCGGCATAGCCATTGCGACTGTGTTACTGCCGACTTTGTCCAAGTTCTTCTCCAAGAAAGATATGCAGCATTATTCAGGGACTTTGGACTGGGGCTTGCGAATGGTGCTGATGATTGGTATTCCAGCAGCCATTGGCCTTTTCTGGTTAGCAGAGCCTATTATGATTACGGTGTTTCAACATGGAGCTTTCACCGAATACGACTCGTTTAAAGCCGGACAGAGTTTGCAGGCATATTCTTCGGGCTTGATAGCTTTCATGATGGTAAAAGTGTTTTTGACCGGTTTCTATTCGCGTCAGGATACTAAAACTCCTGTCAAAATTGCGGTAGTGGCGGTGGTCACTAATATTGTCTTGAACCTTGCTCTGTTTAAGCCTTTTGGTCATGTGGGACTGGCTGCGGCAACCAGTGTTTCAGCTTTCGTTAATGCTATTTTGTTGTACCATTACTTGAGCAAAGATAACCACTTAAAGCTTTCCAGAGAAAGTAAGTTATGGATTGGCAAGCTGATTGTGGCCAGCGGTTTATTGTTATTAGGGCTTTGGTATACAGACTTTAGTGTTGAACAGTGGCAAGCCTGGTCGCGAATGGAAGCTATCGGCATGATCAGTTTTATCATCACTGCAACCATCGCCGCTTACGCCGTTCTTTTAGTTATATTAGGGCTAAGACGTAAAGATTTTAGGATTGGTTGA
- the rpsT gene encoding 30S ribosomal protein S20: MANIKSAKKRARQAEARRQHNASRRSMLRSYIKKVVYAIDAGNKTDAQAAFERAIPVIDKAANKGIIHKNKAARHKSRLTARIQAL, encoded by the coding sequence TTGGCTAACATTAAATCTGCCAAAAAACGTGCTCGTCAAGCTGAAGCTCGTCGCCAGCACAACGCTAGCCGCCGCTCTATGTTGCGCAGCTACATTAAAAAAGTTGTTTATGCTATTGATGCAGGCAACAAAACTGACGCGCAAGCTGCTTTCGAGCGTGCTATCCCTGTGATTGATAAAGCCGCAAACAAAGGCATTATCCACAAAAATAAAGCTGCTCGTCATAAGAGCCGCCTTACCGCACGTATCCAAGCTCTATAA
- a CDS encoding MarR family winged helix-turn-helix transcriptional regulator, producing MPDSINKHSEVAEKLHRVAIYLLRNTKKHDQESGLTPERLSLLSILVYIGPQTINSLAEMEQVSAPAITRTVKSLEKQGYVIKSRSKTDQRVVYVAPTRKSQQLLDETQRKRVDRIEHLLEGAAEEDLKQLKAAMIILEKQIVNNVL from the coding sequence ATGCCTGACTCTATAAACAAACATTCCGAAGTAGCGGAAAAGTTACATCGCGTAGCCATTTATTTACTTCGAAATACCAAGAAGCATGATCAGGAAAGCGGTTTAACCCCTGAAAGGCTTTCCTTGCTTTCTATCCTCGTCTACATTGGTCCGCAGACCATAAACAGTCTGGCTGAGATGGAACAGGTATCAGCGCCGGCGATCACTCGAACTGTGAAAAGTCTGGAGAAGCAGGGTTATGTAATCAAATCTCGATCAAAGACCGATCAAAGGGTTGTCTATGTTGCACCGACCCGTAAAAGCCAGCAATTACTGGATGAAACGCAGCGTAAGAGGGTAGATAGAATAGAGCACTTGCTTGAGGGGGCAGCCGAAGAGGATTTAAAGCAATTGAAGGCAGCAATGATTATTCTGGAAAAACAAATAGTGAATAATGTCTTATAA
- a CDS encoding DUF1329 domain-containing protein, with protein sequence MRKVFISAVVTTLSILSITPSQAKVTADQATALGKTLSPIGAELAGSGDGTIPAWTGGIKQIPQDYEPGEHHKDPFADEKALLIIDKNNVQRYADKLTAGQVAMVNQYPDYKIKVYPTHRTASFPQKVYDYSIQNATRAELTQDGAGLVNAKVGAPFPIPNNGLEAIWNHLTRYRGEYITREYIQVTPQQDGSYTPVKFEQESLQYYVQENPEKDNLLFLYKQRITAPSNLAGQVLLVHETSNQVEDPRRAWRYDPGRRRASRTPTVAYDAPALASDGLSTVDNFDMFSGSPDKYDWELKGKKEIYVPYNAYKLHSDQLNYDDIIRPGHINQDLARYELHRVWVVEATLKETEHNIYSRRTFYLDEDSWQALLVDHYDENGQLWRVGEAHAINYYEVPVLWSTLDVLHDLKAKRYIAFGLDNKETMYDFGTELNYSKFTASALRREGR encoded by the coding sequence ATGAGAAAGGTCTTCATATCCGCAGTTGTTACGACCCTTAGTATTCTTTCAATTACTCCAAGCCAGGCCAAAGTTACAGCCGATCAAGCAACGGCTTTGGGTAAAACCCTGAGTCCCATTGGGGCTGAATTAGCAGGCAGTGGGGACGGCACTATCCCAGCCTGGACAGGTGGTATCAAACAAATTCCTCAAGATTATGAGCCAGGCGAACACCATAAAGATCCTTTTGCTGATGAGAAGGCACTACTGATCATTGATAAAAATAATGTCCAGCGTTACGCCGACAAGCTGACTGCCGGTCAGGTTGCGATGGTCAATCAATACCCTGATTACAAAATCAAGGTCTACCCAACTCATAGAACAGCCTCTTTCCCGCAAAAGGTCTATGATTACAGTATTCAAAATGCAACTAGAGCAGAGCTTACTCAAGATGGGGCGGGTTTAGTTAATGCTAAAGTTGGCGCTCCCTTTCCAATCCCCAATAACGGCTTAGAAGCCATCTGGAACCACTTAACCCGCTACCGTGGCGAATATATAACTCGTGAGTACATTCAGGTTACGCCACAACAAGACGGCAGCTATACGCCCGTTAAATTTGAGCAGGAATCTTTACAGTATTACGTTCAGGAAAACCCTGAAAAAGACAATCTGCTGTTCCTTTATAAGCAGCGCATAACAGCACCCTCTAACTTGGCAGGCCAAGTTTTGCTCGTTCACGAAACCTCCAATCAGGTAGAAGATCCTCGCCGTGCCTGGCGTTATGATCCAGGCCGTCGACGCGCAAGCCGCACACCAACAGTAGCTTATGATGCTCCAGCACTGGCTTCGGATGGCTTATCTACAGTTGATAACTTTGATATGTTCAGCGGCTCTCCGGATAAGTACGACTGGGAATTAAAGGGTAAGAAAGAAATCTATGTTCCCTACAACGCCTATAAATTACATAGTGACCAATTAAACTATGACGATATCATTCGTCCAGGTCATATTAATCAGGATTTGGCTAGATATGAGCTACATCGTGTCTGGGTGGTCGAAGCAACCCTTAAAGAAACCGAGCACAACATCTATAGTCGCAGAACATTCTATCTTGATGAAGACAGCTGGCAAGCGCTGCTAGTCGATCACTATGATGAAAATGGCCAACTTTGGCGCGTAGGCGAAGCTCATGCTATCAACTATTACGAAGTTCCCGTCCTTTGGAGCACTCTGGACGTGCTTCATGATCTCAAAGCCAAACGCTATATCGCTTTTGGCCTGGATAACAAAGAAACCATGTACGACTTCGGAACCGAGCTTAACTACAGTAAATTCACAGCCTCAGCACTAAGACGTGAAGGACGCTAA
- a CDS encoding DsrE family protein: MKKRICLILTSSLLALAVHVSKAKSDIEMGPVIEGYGPTSAIEDSDIQLPEGFVYKALFDISATNQKHDQYNRKIESVARFLNMHVRNGVKPEQMKLAVVIHGAAVKDILTDEAYAKRHGFKNPNTDLIHQLAEHGVEFYVCGQSVAFYEVKKSELSPDVKLALSAMTMAVLLQEDDYQLIPF, encoded by the coding sequence ATGAAGAAAAGGATCTGCCTTATACTCACCAGTAGCCTGCTCGCCCTTGCAGTGCATGTCTCCAAAGCCAAAAGTGATATCGAAATGGGCCCAGTTATTGAGGGTTATGGACCAACTTCAGCCATCGAAGATAGTGACATCCAATTACCCGAAGGCTTTGTTTATAAAGCGCTGTTTGATATTAGCGCAACCAACCAAAAGCACGATCAATATAATCGTAAAATAGAGTCGGTTGCCCGTTTCTTAAACATGCATGTCAGAAATGGTGTTAAGCCAGAACAGATGAAGCTAGCGGTAGTCATACATGGTGCAGCAGTCAAAGATATCTTAACCGATGAAGCTTATGCCAAACGCCATGGCTTTAAGAACCCAAATACTGACCTGATTCACCAATTAGCTGAGCATGGTGTTGAGTTCTACGTCTGCGGTCAATCAGTTGCCTTTTATGAGGTTAAGAAAAGCGAGTTATCTCCTGACGTGAAACTAGCTTTGTCGGCCATGACCATGGCGGTATTGTTGCAGGAAGACGATTACCAGTTAATTCCGTTTTAA
- the cgtA gene encoding Obg family GTPase CgtA gives MKFVDEVSIKVKAGDGGNGIVSFRREKYVARGGPDGGDGGNGGNVYIVADAELNTLVDYRFVRFYQATRGENGQGRNKTGSKGEELYLKAPVGTQITDKETGEVVGDLVRDGQAVLVAKGGFHGLGNTRFKSSINRAPRKATHGTPGEFRELRLELKVLADVGLLGLPNAGKSTFIRAVSSAKPKVADYPFTTLVPNLGVVRVDTESSFVVADIPGVIEGAAEGAGLGIRFLRHLARTRILLHIVDLLPFDESDPVKNFNGIMNELYKYSESKDISLKDKPVWLVFNKTDLLSEEEVEEKIADMLERLEWDGPVYRMSAIQKEGTRKICNDIMDYLIEHPKMREYEAETQAQSFNWPEPGAIDEVPQEVWDDLDDEWDEEGDAEGDEGLDEGPSEQEELNGEGSETDETSVDADESVEQEKDKP, from the coding sequence ATGAAATTTGTTGATGAAGTATCCATAAAGGTGAAAGCAGGTGATGGCGGTAACGGCATTGTCAGTTTTCGTCGTGAGAAATATGTTGCACGTGGCGGCCCTGATGGTGGCGACGGTGGCAACGGCGGTAACGTCTATATTGTTGCTGATGCTGAGCTTAATACCTTAGTGGATTATCGCTTTGTGCGTTTTTATCAAGCAACACGAGGTGAGAACGGACAAGGACGTAATAAAACCGGTAGTAAAGGAGAAGAACTTTATTTAAAAGCTCCGGTTGGTACACAAATCACTGATAAAGAGACGGGTGAGGTTGTCGGTGATCTAGTTCGTGATGGACAAGCTGTGTTAGTTGCTAAAGGCGGCTTTCATGGGCTTGGTAACACACGTTTTAAAAGCTCAATAAACCGTGCTCCACGCAAGGCTACGCATGGTACTCCGGGTGAATTCCGTGAGCTTCGCCTCGAGCTTAAAGTATTAGCTGACGTTGGTCTGCTGGGTTTGCCTAATGCAGGTAAATCAACTTTCATTCGAGCTGTCTCATCAGCTAAACCTAAAGTGGCTGATTATCCTTTTACAACCTTGGTGCCTAACCTGGGTGTGGTACGAGTGGATACCGAGTCGAGCTTCGTGGTTGCCGATATTCCCGGTGTGATTGAAGGTGCGGCAGAGGGTGCCGGTCTTGGTATTCGATTCTTGCGTCATCTTGCACGTACTCGAATCTTATTGCACATAGTCGATTTGTTGCCATTTGATGAGTCGGATCCTGTTAAGAACTTTAATGGGATTATGAATGAGCTGTATAAGTACAGTGAAAGTAAGGACATATCTTTAAAAGATAAGCCGGTCTGGTTAGTGTTCAATAAAACCGATTTGTTATCGGAAGAAGAGGTTGAGGAAAAAATTGCCGATATGCTCGAGCGTTTGGAGTGGGACGGCCCTGTTTACCGTATGTCAGCTATTCAGAAGGAAGGAACTCGAAAAATCTGCAATGACATCATGGACTACCTCATCGAGCATCCCAAAATGCGTGAGTATGAGGCGGAGACTCAAGCTCAGTCATTCAACTGGCCTGAGCCAGGTGCGATTGATGAAGTGCCACAAGAAGTCTGGGATGACCTCGATGACGAGTGGGATGAAGAGGGTGATGCAGAGGGCGATGAGGGGCTGGATGAAGGGCCGTCTGAGCAAGAAGAGCTCAATGGTGAAGGTTCAGAAACTGATGAAACCTCAGTAGATGCTGACGAGTCAGTAGAGCAAGAAAAAGATAAGCCCTAG
- the rpmA gene encoding 50S ribosomal protein L27 — translation MAHKKAGGSTRNGRDSESKRLGVKRFGGEEVSAGSIIVRQRGTRFHAGNGVGLGRDHTLFAKVDGKVKFEVKGKNNRKFVSIDA, via the coding sequence ATGGCTCACAAGAAAGCTGGTGGTAGTACTCGTAACGGTCGCGATTCCGAAAGTAAACGTCTTGGTGTTAAACGCTTTGGCGGTGAAGAAGTAAGCGCAGGCAGCATTATCGTTCGTCAACGTGGTACTAGATTCCACGCTGGTAACGGTGTTGGTCTAGGCCGCGATCACACTTTGTTTGCAAAGGTTGACGGCAAAGTGAAATTCGAAGTTAAAGGTAAAAACAACCGTAAGTTTGTTTCTATCGACGCTTAA
- the rplU gene encoding 50S ribosomal protein L21, which yields MYAVIKSGGKQHRVKEGQVVRLEKIEAETGANIDFSEVLMVADGDNIQLGTPLVEGAVVSAEVVDHGRAKKVTILKFKRRKHHMKRQGHRQWYTEVKINGIALDGAKPTAKKAPAKAAAKKAPAKKAAKTEGDDLTKLSGVGPVIVGKLNDAGISTFKQIAEWTAEDVAKFDEELNFKGRIERENWIEQAKELVKGE from the coding sequence ATGTACGCAGTAATAAAAAGTGGTGGCAAACAGCACCGCGTTAAAGAAGGCCAAGTTGTTCGCTTGGAGAAAATCGAAGCGGAAACTGGTGCTAACATCGACTTCAGTGAAGTATTGATGGTAGCAGATGGTGATAATATTCAACTTGGTACACCTTTAGTAGAAGGTGCTGTAGTATCAGCAGAAGTTGTTGATCACGGTCGCGCTAAGAAAGTTACTATTCTTAAGTTCAAGCGTCGTAAACACCACATGAAGCGTCAAGGCCACCGTCAGTGGTATACTGAAGTTAAAATTAACGGTATCGCTCTAGATGGTGCTAAGCCAACAGCTAAAAAAGCTCCTGCAAAAGCAGCAGCCAAAAAAGCTCCAGCTAAGAAAGCCGCTAAAACTGAGGGTGACGATTTAACAAAACTTTCAGGTGTGGGTCCAGTTATCGTTGGTAAATTAAATGACGCTGGTATCTCTACATTTAAACAAATCGCCGAATGGACAGCAGAAGATGTTGCTAAATTCGACGAAGAATTAAACTTTAAAGGCCGCATCGAACGTGAAAACTGGATCGAGCAGGCTAAAGAATTGGTAAAAGGAGAGTAA
- the ispB gene encoding octaprenyl diphosphate synthase has translation MMTLDEIRDLVADEFDTTNQIIIDRLQSDVVLVNQVGHYIVAAGGKRLRPMLLLLAAKSLNYQGKFHPNLAAVIELIHTATLLHDDVVDESDLRRGRQTANAMFGNQASVLVGDYLYSRSFQMMVEVGEMRVMEVLSETTNEVAAGEVLQLMNVNDPDVDEASYYQVIERKTAILFAAATQLAAILAGASKDVEEGLREYGLQLGNAFQLVDDALDYAADTEELGKNVGDDLAEGKPTLPLIYAMQHGSDTDAQMIRQAIEQGGLDNMDAILRIIQDTGAIEYTYQSAEKAVAKAISALKPLPESQYKQALIDIANLSLKRNS, from the coding sequence ATGATGACCCTAGATGAAATCAGAGACTTGGTTGCAGATGAGTTTGATACGACCAACCAAATCATTATAGACAGACTGCAATCGGACGTGGTTCTTGTGAATCAGGTCGGTCATTATATTGTTGCGGCGGGAGGTAAGCGACTGCGTCCTATGCTCCTTCTTCTAGCCGCTAAGTCGTTAAATTATCAAGGCAAATTCCATCCGAACCTCGCTGCAGTGATTGAGCTTATCCATACCGCCACGCTGCTTCATGATGATGTTGTGGATGAATCTGATCTACGCCGAGGTCGCCAAACCGCCAATGCCATGTTTGGTAATCAAGCCTCGGTACTGGTAGGTGACTATTTATACAGCCGCTCCTTCCAGATGATGGTTGAGGTAGGCGAAATGCGAGTGATGGAAGTACTCTCGGAAACCACTAATGAAGTAGCAGCTGGTGAAGTCCTACAGCTAATGAACGTCAATGATCCTGATGTGGACGAAGCTTCATATTACCAAGTGATTGAACGTAAAACCGCTATTCTATTTGCTGCTGCTACTCAATTAGCCGCCATTCTTGCCGGTGCCAGCAAAGACGTTGAGGAAGGTTTACGTGAATACGGCTTGCAGCTCGGCAATGCTTTCCAGCTAGTGGACGATGCTCTGGATTATGCAGCTGATACCGAAGAGCTCGGTAAGAACGTCGGTGATGATCTGGCGGAAGGTAAGCCTACTCTACCCCTTATTTATGCGATGCAGCATGGGTCTGACACCGATGCGCAAATGATCCGCCAAGCCATCGAACAGGGTGGACTTGATAATATGGATGCCATTTTACGCATTATCCAAGATACAGGCGCGATCGAATACACCTACCAATCAGCAGAGAAAGCGGTTGCTAAAGCCATTAGTGCTCTAAAGCCACTACCAGAGAGTCAGTATAAACAGGCACTGATTGATATTGCCAACCTGTCCCTCAAGCGCAACTCCTAA
- the pckA gene encoding phosphoenolpyruvate carboxykinase (ATP), giving the protein MSRNLDLSQYGIHSVSEIVYNPSYELLFEEETKPGAEGYEKGVVTDTGAVAVDTGIFTGRSPKDKYIVMDDTSRDTVWWSKNGVNDNKPISAEVWSDLKQVVTNQLSESRLFVVDTFCGADEETRLKVRFITQVAWQAHFVKNMFIRPTEEELEGFEPDFVVMNGSKATNTKWQEHGLNSENFVAFNLTEKIQLIGGTWYGGEMKKGMFSMMNYLLPLKGIASMHCSANVGQKGDVAIFFGLSGTGKTTLSTDPKRALIGDDEHGWDDNGVFNFEGGCYAKTINLTEENEPDIYRAIRRDALLENVVVDESGKIDFDDGSKTENTRVSYPIYHIDNIVKPVSMAGHAQKVVFLTADAFGVLPPVAKLTPDQTQYYFLSGFTAKLAGTERGITEPTPTFSSCFGEAFLSLHPTQYAEVLEKRIQDAGAEVYLVNTGWNGTGKRISIKDTRGIIDAIMDGSIEECSFENLPYFNLAIPTELKGVDTNILNPQNTYESAAEWEEKAKKLAAMFVKNFDRFADNDKAKALISAGPSL; this is encoded by the coding sequence ATGTCTCGCAATCTTGATTTAAGCCAATATGGCATCCACTCAGTTTCAGAAATCGTTTATAACCCGTCTTACGAATTACTATTTGAAGAAGAAACCAAGCCCGGCGCTGAAGGTTATGAAAAAGGCGTGGTTACTGACACGGGTGCGGTTGCTGTAGATACCGGTATCTTCACAGGTCGTTCACCAAAAGATAAATACATCGTTATGGATGACACCTCTCGCGATACTGTGTGGTGGTCAAAAAATGGCGTGAATGATAATAAACCTATTTCTGCTGAAGTCTGGTCTGACTTAAAGCAAGTGGTGACCAATCAACTATCAGAAAGCCGTCTGTTTGTAGTGGATACTTTCTGCGGCGCTGATGAGGAAACTCGCTTAAAAGTACGCTTTATCACTCAGGTTGCATGGCAAGCTCACTTCGTTAAAAACATGTTTATTCGTCCAACTGAAGAAGAGCTGGAAGGTTTCGAGCCAGACTTCGTGGTCATGAATGGTTCAAAAGCAACTAACACTAAGTGGCAGGAGCATGGTCTTAACTCAGAAAATTTTGTGGCCTTCAATCTGACTGAAAAAATTCAGCTCATTGGTGGCACCTGGTATGGTGGCGAAATGAAGAAAGGTATGTTCTCAATGATGAACTACTTGCTTCCGCTAAAAGGCATTGCTTCCATGCACTGCTCTGCTAATGTTGGTCAAAAAGGCGACGTAGCAATCTTCTTCGGTCTGTCTGGTACCGGCAAAACAACCCTTTCAACTGACCCAAAGCGTGCTTTGATTGGTGATGATGAGCATGGCTGGGATGATAATGGTGTCTTTAACTTCGAAGGTGGTTGTTACGCAAAAACCATCAATCTGACTGAAGAAAATGAGCCTGACATTTACCGCGCAATTCGTCGAGACGCTTTACTTGAGAATGTAGTCGTTGATGAAAGCGGTAAAATCGATTTTGACGATGGTAGTAAAACTGAAAACACTCGTGTTTCTTATCCTATTTACCACATCGACAATATTGTAAAACCGGTTTCAATGGCAGGCCACGCTCAGAAAGTCGTGTTCCTGACAGCTGATGCATTTGGCGTACTCCCTCCAGTGGCCAAGCTCACTCCTGACCAAACTCAATACTACTTCCTATCGGGCTTCACAGCTAAACTGGCGGGTACCGAGCGTGGTATTACGGAACCAACTCCAACTTTCTCCTCCTGCTTTGGTGAAGCATTCTTATCCTTACATCCAACTCAATATGCGGAAGTACTAGAAAAACGTATTCAAGATGCCGGCGCAGAAGTGTATTTAGTCAATACTGGCTGGAACGGCACCGGTAAACGTATCTCCATCAAAGATACTCGCGGTATTATCGATGCCATTATGGATGGTTCTATTGAAGAATGTTCATTCGAAAACCTACCTTATTTCAATCTAGCTATCCCAACTGAATTAAAAGGCGTCGATACCAACATCCTAAACCCACAAAACACCTATGAGTCCGCCGCTGAGTGGGAAGAAAAAGCGAAAAAGCTTGCAGCAATGTTCGTTAAGAACTTTGACCGGTTCGCTGATAACGACAAAGCTAAAGCTTTAATTTCAGCTGGTCCATCGCTTTAA